GACGATGTCGAGGTCATTGTCCGGCGTTCCGAGGGGGCTGGGGTCCCACTGGAGTGTTACCTCGACCTTCTCAATCCCTTTGTTGAACGTGTTCACCGGACTTCCCTCCCGTCATCTCCCGGGGACGCGGCGCAGGCCCACGCGGGCCCGCGGCCCCCTTCCCGGGACTTCCCGTCGACTGACCATCGTGCCACGCCCGGAGGGCCCCGCGCGGAGTGAACTGACCCTGGTCACCCGTGCTTTGCGTTGGGTTCGGGTGGCCGGAAAGCGCCCTGCTCCGTGCGCTCCCACCGGGAAGGCAGGCGTCCCAGGCGGCCGGGGCGGACGAGGCGGTGGAGCGGTGGCGGTGCCGTGCTGACGGCGATCGGCCCGCGCCCGTAAGGAAGTTCGGGCCGGTCGGAACGTGACGCGCAGTGATCTGGCCCCCCTCTTGGGCCGTACGATGGCGCGGTGCTGGTCAAGTGGATTCGCCTCACCGTTGTGGACCGTCGAGGGTTCGAACGGGGGCAGCGGAAATGGGCGGGGCTGCTGGGTGAGCCGGGATTTCGAGGGCAGGGCGGTGGGTGGAGCCGGGGGCGGCAGGGCGTCGCGCATCTGGTGGCCTTCTGGGAGAGCCGGGCCTTTTACGACTCCTTCATGGCGCGCTCGCACGACCGGTTGGCGGCCGCCCAGGCCGGCACGTACAAGGACGCCCAAGTGCGACTGTTCGAGCACGAGTTTGACGTCAAGGTGGGATTCCGCCCGTCGTTCGGCGATGTGGATGTGCTGCGGCTGGCGCACTGCCAGGTGCGCCAGGACCGGGTGGAGCACTTCATGCTGATGCAGGAGAAGGTCTGGAACCCCGCGATGGCGGGTTCGCCGGGAATGCTGCGGGGGATGCTGGGGCGGGCTCCGGGGGAGGAGTTCTTGGTGCTGTCGCTGTGGCAGTCGGCGGCCGAGCGGGGGAAGTACCGGCCTGAACGGGTGGAGCGGCTGGCACTGCGGGCCCAGATAGCCGCGGATGTCCGGGCGATCGCGGGCGATGTGGTGCAGCTCGAACCGTCCTGGACGGTGTGAGGGACGGCGCGGTCAGGGGGTCGCGCCGGGGGGCGTGCCGAGCGTGGTGCCGGTGGTGAACGCCCCGGCGCGGGCGGCGGCCAGTGTGGCTGCCACGGCCTGGTCGGCGAGGGAGTCGTCCACCGGCTCCCGGGTGATGAACAGGCGGAAGAAGAGCGGAGCGGAGACGGAACGGACGAGCGCGCCGGCGTCGATGGCGCTCTCCGGGGCGGCGGGCGAGGCGGGATCGGGCGGGGCGGTGTCCGACGGGGCGGTGTCGGGGGTGGCCGGCGCGGTGGCCGACGGTGTGGCGTCCGGCGGGGCCGGCACGGCGCCCGGGGCCGCCGGCAATTCGCCGCGTCGGACGGCGCGTTCGATGAGGACCTCGCAGCGCGTGAACCGCTCGGCGTAGTAGTCACGCAGCGCCACGGCCGCCCGCTCCGACTGGAAGGCGGCGGCGATCATCGCGCTGCCCGATGCGGCCACCGCCGGATCGGTGAAGGAAGTGACGACCTCGCGTGCCAGAGCACGCAGATCGCCTTCCAGGGAGCCGGTGTCGGGCGGGACCCAGCTGTCCTCGCCCGCAAGGTCGAGGGCGTCCGCCACCAGGCCCTCGACGTCCTTCCAGCGCCGGTAGAGCGTCGTTTTGTGCACGCCGGAGTGCTCCGCGACGTATTCGACGGTCAAGCCGGGATAGCCGTGCTCGGTGAGCCCGGCCAGCACGGCGTCGCGGACGGCGGCGCGGGTGCGGGCCGTGCGGCCGCCGGGGCGGCGAGTGCCGGGGGTGGGCGGGGGATCGCCGGACTCGCGCCGGTTTCCGTGCTCCGTCTCGTCAGGCAATTGCAACTCCTCTTGCGTTAGCTGGATCGGTGTGCCACTCTCATCGTAATGCGACGAAGGTTGCGTTTGCTTGGGGGGAGTATGTCCGCTCGGATTTCGTTGCGCGACACCGCCAGGTCCTGTGGGCGGCGCTTGCTCGCTGCGTGCCGCCGCGGCCTTGCCGGGGTGGTGCTGGAGCTGACCGCCCTGCTGTCGCCGTCCTGCCGTGTGCGGCAGGTGCAAAGCAGGAGATTTAGGCTGGCGGCATGGCTCGGCCCCGACGCATCGTTCTCATCCGCCACGGAGAGTCGGCGGGGAACGTCGACGACACCGTGTACGAGAGGGAGCCCGATCATGCGCTCGCCCTCACCGAGAGCGGGCTGCGGCAGGCGAAGGAGGCCGGTGGCCCGCTGCGCGAGATGTTCGGTGAGGAACGGATCTCCGGCTATGTCTCGCCCTACCGCCGCACTCACCAGACCTTCCGGGCGCTCGGCCTCGACCCGGCCAGGGTCCGGGTGCGCGAGGAG
This portion of the Streptomyces sp. 2114.4 genome encodes:
- a CDS encoding YdbC family protein, producing MLVKWIRLTVVDRRGFERGQRKWAGLLGEPGFRGQGGGWSRGRQGVAHLVAFWESRAFYDSFMARSHDRLAAAQAGTYKDAQVRLFEHEFDVKVGFRPSFGDVDVLRLAHCQVRQDRVEHFMLMQEKVWNPAMAGSPGMLRGMLGRAPGEEFLVLSLWQSAAERGKYRPERVERLALRAQIAADVRAIAGDVVQLEPSWTV
- a CDS encoding TetR/AcrR family transcriptional regulator, which produces MPDETEHGNRRESGDPPPTPGTRRPGGRTARTRAAVRDAVLAGLTEHGYPGLTVEYVAEHSGVHKTTLYRRWKDVEGLVADALDLAGEDSWVPPDTGSLEGDLRALAREVVTSFTDPAVAASGSAMIAAAFQSERAAVALRDYYAERFTRCEVLIERAVRRGELPAAPGAVPAPPDATPSATAPATPDTAPSDTAPPDPASPAAPESAIDAGALVRSVSAPLFFRLFITREPVDDSLADQAVAATLAAARAGAFTTGTTLGTPPGATP